From a single Streptomyces misionensis genomic region:
- a CDS encoding acetamidase/formamidase family protein → MTDPRILTVRPRPDEYAWTFGGAAPVARVAPGTVLDLFTEDCFAGRVRSEKDLVSEVCEFPFLNPQTGPFHIEGAEPGDTVAVHFVSVEPARDWAASTTVPLFGALTSTHTTASLQPPLPERVWIWQLDRTRRTALFRARDSDFEVELPLEPMHGTVGVAPANLEVRSALVPDAHGGNMDTPEMRAGVTCYLGVNVEGALLSLGDGHARQGEGETCGVAVECAMNTVVIVDLLKDVATPWPRLESDTHIVSTGSARPLEDAFRISQLDLVQWLVRDYGFSELDAYQFATQTVESPLANVCDTNYTCVAKLRKEWLPVRDTYRGMHARLRETARFLRG, encoded by the coding sequence ATGACCGACCCCCGGATCCTCACCGTGCGCCCGCGACCGGACGAGTACGCCTGGACGTTCGGCGGTGCGGCACCTGTGGCACGCGTCGCGCCCGGTACGGTGCTCGACCTGTTCACGGAGGACTGCTTCGCCGGCCGGGTCCGCTCGGAGAAGGACCTCGTGTCCGAGGTCTGCGAGTTCCCCTTCCTCAATCCCCAGACGGGGCCCTTCCACATCGAGGGCGCCGAGCCCGGTGACACGGTGGCCGTGCACTTCGTGTCGGTGGAACCGGCGCGCGACTGGGCGGCGTCGACCACCGTCCCGCTCTTCGGGGCGCTCACCTCCACCCACACGACCGCCTCGCTCCAGCCGCCGTTGCCGGAGCGGGTGTGGATCTGGCAACTGGACCGCACCCGGCGCACCGCCCTGTTCCGCGCCCGGGACAGTGACTTCGAGGTGGAGCTGCCGCTGGAACCCATGCACGGCACGGTGGGCGTGGCCCCCGCCAACCTGGAGGTCCGCTCCGCGCTGGTCCCGGACGCGCACGGCGGCAACATGGACACCCCCGAGATGCGCGCCGGGGTCACCTGCTACCTCGGCGTCAACGTGGAGGGCGCCCTGCTCAGCCTCGGTGACGGGCACGCACGGCAGGGCGAGGGCGAAACCTGCGGTGTGGCGGTGGAGTGCGCCATGAACACCGTGGTGATCGTGGACCTCCTCAAGGACGTCGCGACCCCGTGGCCCCGGCTGGAATCGGACACGCACATCGTCTCGACCGGATCGGCGCGCCCGCTGGAGGACGCGTTCCGGATATCGCAGCTGGACCTGGTGCAGTGGCTGGTGCGCGACTACGGGTTCAGCGAGCTGGACGCGTACCAGTTCGCCACGCAGACGGTCGAGTCTCCGCTGGCGAACGTGTGCGACACCAACTACACGTGCGTGGCCAAGCTCCGCAAGGAGTGGCTGCCCGTACGGGACACCTACCGCGGTATGCACGCACGGCTGCGAGAGACCGCACGGTTCCTGCGCGGCTGA